A genomic region of Bacillus sp. 2205SS5-2 contains the following coding sequences:
- a CDS encoding type II secretion system protein, translating into MKNSEKGYTLVELLAVIVILGILAMISILAIGRIINHSKHQAFVANAYTLRSSAQFYVKDAVVNQIPVYKVTYKQMVDDNLIEEIVDPFTKNVLESDINPSYVLIKEGTIVSVCLKGETKNLCSKVEEGNVIETPIAYSVISEEKIVDND; encoded by the coding sequence ATGAAAAACAGCGAAAAGGGCTATACATTAGTCGAATTATTAGCAGTAATCGTCATTCTAGGGATTTTAGCCATGATCTCTATCTTAGCAATCGGACGAATTATTAATCATTCGAAGCACCAAGCGTTTGTCGCCAATGCATATACCTTAAGGTCATCGGCACAATTCTATGTTAAAGATGCGGTAGTAAACCAGATTCCAGTCTATAAAGTGACCTACAAACAAATGGTTGACGATAACTTAATTGAAGAAATCGTGGACCCTTTCACTAAAAATGTCCTCGAATCAGACATTAATCCATCATATGTGTTAATTAAGGAGGGGACAATCGTCTCCGTATGTTTAAAAGGTGAAACAAAAAATCTTTGTAGCAAAGTGGAAGAAGGAAATGTTATTGAAACGCCGATAGCGTATTCTGTAATTTCTGAAGAAAAAATCGTCGATAATGATTAA
- a CDS encoding DUF948 domain-containing protein, giving the protein MSSHNKKITIKINGEEKVNNENLPVHSWQQIKEETAATEDARKLSKDIEPSKKEQQRPNNKIHYMKGSQRPKRTLASYGSGWNRVVAPMIIAVVVGIFLGIVLLKIVKTEGESANIVSLQEQVTPVTNVSETETMTYTIKESSFQVLQGGFFTNEASAQQTADSLSQKGYPSALVLKDDQYYVLIGIAGQVSALSRLGDYYQVQNVEMFGKAFSLPESKIQVTNDEFQFLGEAEKIFNEMLAVLPLLEKNEDMSGALATLKNQTSSLESFSLQMPTIQSIQKETLAMVAALETYEATKKQVDYLALQQHLLNYYKLYVQLK; this is encoded by the coding sequence ATGAGTTCACATAATAAAAAGATCACGATCAAAATCAATGGAGAAGAAAAAGTCAACAATGAAAACCTTCCTGTTCATAGTTGGCAACAAATTAAAGAAGAAACAGCTGCGACAGAAGATGCAAGGAAACTTTCAAAGGATATTGAACCTTCAAAAAAGGAGCAGCAACGACCGAATAATAAAATTCACTATATGAAAGGAAGTCAGCGACCAAAGCGAACTCTTGCTTCCTATGGAAGCGGTTGGAATAGAGTAGTAGCACCGATGATTATAGCGGTAGTGGTTGGGATCTTCCTTGGTATTGTTCTACTTAAAATTGTCAAAACTGAAGGAGAGAGTGCGAATATTGTATCACTTCAAGAACAAGTTACTCCTGTAACGAACGTGAGCGAGACCGAGACCATGACTTATACTATAAAGGAAAGTTCATTCCAGGTTCTCCAAGGAGGTTTTTTTACAAATGAAGCCTCTGCACAGCAAACGGCGGATTCACTATCTCAAAAAGGATATCCTTCGGCTTTAGTCCTAAAAGACGATCAATACTATGTGTTGATTGGGATTGCAGGTCAAGTATCTGCATTGAGCCGTTTAGGGGATTATTATCAAGTGCAAAATGTGGAGATGTTCGGAAAAGCGTTTAGTCTCCCAGAAAGCAAAATACAAGTAACGAATGATGAATTTCAATTTCTAGGAGAAGCAGAGAAGATATTTAACGAAATGCTAGCGGTACTTCCTCTATTAGAAAAGAATGAGGATATGTCAGGGGCGCTAGCAACGTTAAAAAACCAGACAAGCTCCCTTGAGAGTTTTTCATTACAAATGCCAACTATTCAGTCCATTCAAAAAGAGACGTTGGCAATGGTAGCGGCGTTAGAAACCTATGAAGCAACAAAGAAACAAGTAGATTACCTGGCACTTCAACAACATTTGCTGAATTACTATAAACTTTATGTACAGCTTAAATAA
- a CDS encoding Maf family protein, with translation MSKPLILASKSPRRKELLEKLQVPFSILTCEVDEFIPAEFTPQAAVLFLAQKKANVISQQFPQSIVIGADTIVVSEQNILGKPKNADDAYHMLKALSGKTHDVLTGVSIQSKQKEVHFFEKTMVTFWELSDEEIHRYIRSGEPFDKAGSYGIQGLGAVFVKSIQGDYYTVVGLPISKVYHELKEFNVIS, from the coding sequence GTGTCCAAACCCCTCATTCTTGCATCAAAATCTCCTCGAAGAAAAGAACTATTAGAAAAACTTCAAGTTCCCTTCTCCATTCTGACATGTGAGGTAGACGAATTTATCCCTGCCGAATTCACTCCTCAAGCAGCCGTTCTATTTTTAGCCCAAAAGAAAGCAAACGTCATTAGTCAGCAATTTCCACAGTCTATTGTCATTGGAGCGGATACGATAGTCGTTTCTGAACAAAATATCCTTGGGAAACCGAAGAATGCTGATGATGCCTACCACATGTTAAAAGCATTATCAGGGAAAACCCATGATGTCCTGACAGGTGTGTCAATCCAATCGAAACAAAAAGAAGTCCATTTTTTTGAAAAAACGATGGTCACGTTTTGGGAGCTTTCAGATGAGGAAATTCATCGATACATTAGAAGTGGGGAGCCATTTGATAAAGCGGGTAGCTACGGAATTCAGGGCTTAGGCGCAGTATTCGTAAAATCTATTCAAGGAGATTATTATACTGTTGTTGGCCTTCCCATTTCAAAGGTCTATCATGAGTTAAAGGAATTCAACGTCATTTCGTAA
- a CDS encoding ABC-three component system middle component 1: MAEINNKNNIAFVQNEKIPMSKFLWDMYVIGIHQVDAENKAFKSESISAYERDRFIARKIVIEYEHSDELKQKFDHYVFPERILNEFTFTDVDEDEETINYESIQALLENIEAVVKEE, from the coding sequence ATGGCTGAAATAAATAATAAAAATAATATAGCTTTTGTTCAAAATGAAAAGATTCCAATGTCAAAATTTCTTTGGGATATGTATGTTATAGGTATACATCAGGTGGATGCTGAGAATAAAGCCTTTAAATCAGAGAGTATATCGGCATATGAGCGAGATCGCTTTATTGCAAGAAAAATAGTTATTGAATATGAACATAGTGATGAATTAAAACAAAAGTTTGATCACTATGTTTTTCCGGAAAGGATATTAAATGAGTTTACATTTACTGATGTCGATGAAGATGAGGAGACAATTAATTACGAGTCTATTCAAGCTCTATTAGAAAATATAGAGGCTGTCGTAAAGGAGGAGTAG
- a CDS encoding AAA family ATPase: protein MYLSCVKIKNFRGYGENIEREDKCYVYDDLEAPLVIFKGYNGFGKTSFYEAIEWCLTDNVYRLEKFYDDKTYQVNELKKSHYLKFYHPIHGNTSKRSIYVELIFSNGLRIIRRSNSNILKTTLKDNTYKSTVIMGYGEDLFDVDNEKVLQKFISKAKNMQVFFHTHMLGQESISDFLRHNSPSKRREIFMQLLHEEELNSLYLKVQKYNNNGNALSKKSTELEKQINSHSNTQIEIEKFINNLGFSSIEDYLKSTEKHYLKMENLIKEKTEFSNELNINSLILENKINIENCSQFLQNVSFSQTSLVNQKENLSTEKEKYKRLKGKLRTWKLLNEGINILKKSDHASKLLNNNFESLQKKINELKVTRTQSSKSLGEFEEKLKEVQSKSNIFSSLKTLINKNDLLINEKFWDQLYREKQNLENFISTYQMLIPQSEKTINVDLNWFYFIRSRYNELQLELKEKNSSLDEIQRVKEKVSTLNSEYQKALSQVKKLLIENPDIDKCPVCLNEDFSYINITNEWEPNSSVSDKILSIIDATSSSGNEEINDLSEKENGIIEEVKLLQGLLQKEVINKLITKLDKIRNEYTSLYSRTEEQINKKIEEYEGIVNKQQKELDKASSKLNKLDESFKILFGARELKTNLVSNELKAFIKTKDDWFKMNAEKYVILNDIDSISDMENEISILKEERINEFSEEQLTKQIKKINDKDNFIMEVLSVIKEMLKLKLPVEYESSLKEFDQLDNKILELSNKRKIVEEYREEVSDLHGKLLGQQRRVVKERLEKHPIISWVYETINPHPFHKKLHITNTERGTNFIGETQLDDKIELYLDQMFSAAQLNILALSIFLGLGLTQRYSSLNQLFLDDPIQSMDDVNILALIDVIRAIMDSRYNDKHIVISTHNEDFAQLVSIKMRNRGVVQYNITGYTEEGPKIVKIT, encoded by the coding sequence ATGTACCTTTCATGTGTTAAGATCAAGAACTTTAGAGGATATGGGGAAAATATAGAAAGAGAGGATAAATGCTATGTTTACGATGATTTAGAAGCTCCTTTGGTAATTTTTAAAGGCTATAATGGTTTTGGAAAAACTTCTTTCTATGAAGCAATTGAATGGTGTTTAACTGATAATGTATATAGGTTAGAAAAGTTTTATGATGATAAGACCTATCAAGTAAATGAACTAAAAAAAAGTCATTACTTAAAATTTTATCACCCCATCCATGGAAACACTTCTAAAAGGAGTATTTATGTTGAACTTATTTTCAGCAATGGCTTACGAATTATTAGAAGAAGTAATAGCAATATATTAAAGACCACTTTAAAAGATAATACATATAAATCCACAGTGATAATGGGCTATGGTGAAGACCTGTTTGATGTAGATAATGAAAAAGTATTACAAAAATTTATTTCAAAGGCTAAAAATATGCAGGTGTTTTTCCATACACATATGCTAGGTCAAGAAAGTATTAGTGATTTTTTAAGACATAACTCTCCTTCTAAAAGAAGGGAAATTTTCATGCAGTTATTACATGAAGAGGAATTAAACTCACTCTACCTTAAAGTTCAAAAGTATAACAATAACGGAAATGCTCTTTCAAAAAAAAGTACCGAATTAGAGAAACAAATAAATTCTCATTCTAATACCCAAATAGAAATAGAGAAATTCATTAATAATTTAGGTTTTAGTAGCATAGAAGATTATCTGAAGTCTACCGAGAAGCATTATCTGAAAATGGAAAATCTTATTAAAGAAAAAACTGAGTTTAGTAATGAACTAAATATTAATTCTCTAATTTTGGAAAATAAAATTAATATTGAAAATTGCAGTCAATTCCTGCAAAATGTTAGCTTTTCGCAAACAAGCCTTGTCAACCAAAAAGAAAACCTTTCTACAGAAAAAGAAAAATATAAACGCTTAAAAGGAAAACTAAGGACTTGGAAATTACTAAATGAAGGTATTAATATATTAAAAAAATCTGACCATGCTTCAAAACTATTAAACAACAATTTTGAAAGCCTTCAGAAAAAAATAAATGAATTGAAAGTAACAAGAACTCAATCTTCAAAATCATTAGGTGAATTCGAGGAGAAGTTAAAAGAAGTTCAATCGAAGAGTAATATTTTCTCATCTCTTAAAACACTTATTAACAAAAATGATTTATTGATTAATGAAAAATTTTGGGATCAATTATACAGAGAAAAACAGAATCTAGAAAACTTCATATCAACTTATCAAATGCTAATCCCACAAAGTGAAAAAACTATTAATGTCGATCTAAATTGGTTTTATTTCATTAGAAGCAGATATAATGAACTTCAATTGGAATTAAAAGAAAAAAATTCGAGCTTAGATGAAATTCAAAGAGTTAAAGAGAAGGTCTCTACACTGAATAGTGAGTATCAAAAAGCTCTATCACAAGTTAAAAAATTGTTGATTGAAAATCCTGATATAGACAAATGTCCAGTCTGCTTAAATGAAGACTTTTCTTACATCAATATAACTAATGAGTGGGAACCTAATTCAAGTGTTTCAGATAAAATACTGAGTATAATTGATGCTACTTCGTCTTCAGGGAATGAAGAAATAAATGACTTGTCTGAAAAAGAAAACGGAATTATTGAAGAAGTAAAGTTACTACAAGGTTTGTTACAAAAAGAAGTGATAAATAAACTAATTACAAAACTAGATAAAATCAGAAATGAATATACTTCCTTATATAGCCGAACAGAAGAACAAATCAATAAGAAAATCGAGGAATATGAAGGTATTGTAAATAAGCAGCAGAAAGAATTAGATAAAGCTTCAAGTAAATTAAATAAGCTTGATGAATCTTTTAAAATCTTGTTTGGTGCAAGAGAATTAAAAACAAATCTAGTATCAAATGAACTCAAAGCATTCATTAAAACTAAAGATGATTGGTTTAAAATGAACGCCGAAAAGTATGTAATATTAAATGATATAGACAGTATATCAGATATGGAAAATGAGATATCCATTCTTAAAGAGGAAAGAATTAATGAATTTTCTGAGGAACAATTAACAAAACAAATAAAAAAGATTAATGATAAAGATAATTTTATCATGGAAGTTTTATCTGTTATTAAGGAAATGTTAAAGCTTAAACTTCCAGTTGAGTATGAATCGTCGTTAAAAGAATTCGATCAGTTAGATAACAAAATATTAGAATTGTCTAATAAAAGAAAAATAGTTGAAGAGTACCGTGAAGAAGTAAGTGATCTTCATGGTAAATTGCTTGGTCAACAAAGGCGTGTTGTAAAGGAGAGATTAGAAAAACATCCAATTATCAGCTGGGTATATGAGACTATTAATCCACATCCTTTCCATAAAAAATTGCATATTACTAATACTGAAAGAGGAACAAATTTTATTGGAGAAACTCAATTAGACGATAAAATTGAATTATACTTAGATCAAATGTTCAGTGCAGCCCAATTAAATATTCTTGCATTAAGCATTTTTCTGGGATTAGGACTTACACAACGATACAGTAGTCTAAATCAATTGTTTCTAGATGATCCAATTCAAAGCATGGATGATGTAAATATACTTGCTTTAATTGACGTTATTAGAGCTATTATGGATTCAAGGTATAATGACAAACACATTGTAATCTCAACACATAATGAAGACTTTGCACAGTTGGTCTCTATTAAGATGAGGAATAGAGGCGTAGTTCAGTATAATATAACAGGTTATACAGAAGAAGGACCGAAAATAGTAAAAATAACATAA
- a CDS encoding site-specific DNA-methyltransferase translates to MLSDIPEYWEEDTLLKNKVIEDLRNYKLELVEPLLTNDVIKETYSVRVSNNYIFKIDEFISMLRYKNYLENSYTKYSNEIGLTTEGKYLKYNSDIVIDFPHKDCILEGGMTNEDTKRSEIYLHSILAKEEIDTLLSPKVMTNIKKYNKYGIEDINEFDEGENLILKGNNLIGLHSLKSRYAGEVKQIFIDPPYYFIEKKKDDTFGYNSNFKLSTWLTFMKNRLEVAKDLLSEDGSIWISIDDDGSHYLKVLCDGIFGSNNFVGNVIWEKKFSPQNDATWLSDSHDHILVYAKNKEIWRPNLLPRSEEMNSRYTNSDNDPRGPWTSGDLSVKTYSANTDYTITTPSGREVNPPPGYCWRVTKEKLEEMINDKRIWFGKDGNNVPRIKRFLSEVKDGVTAMTIWKHSEVGHNQDAKREVNALDDVETFSTPKPEKLLQRVIHLGSNEGDIVLDFFMGSATTQAVAMKMQRRFIGIEQMDYIESVSVPRLQKVIAGEQGGISKDLNWQGGGSFVYAEMLPLNQHFVKRIQGTETDTQLERVILEMFHSAFFDYRVNLDKLTNEESGFHALTFEEKKKVLIKSLDANQMYLGYSEMEDDQYVFSIADKKFNRMFYTGKNLVVKNNEQ, encoded by the coding sequence GTGCTTTCTGACATTCCAGAATATTGGGAAGAAGACACCTTATTGAAAAATAAAGTAATAGAAGATCTTCGTAATTATAAATTAGAATTGGTAGAACCTCTATTAACTAATGATGTTATTAAAGAGACATATTCTGTGAGGGTGTCTAATAATTATATATTTAAAATAGATGAGTTTATTAGTATGCTAAGATATAAAAACTATTTGGAAAATAGTTACACAAAATATAGTAATGAGATTGGATTAACCACTGAAGGAAAATATCTAAAATATAATTCAGATATTGTAATAGATTTTCCACATAAAGATTGTATTCTTGAAGGCGGCATGACAAATGAAGATACAAAAAGAAGTGAGATCTACTTACATTCTATATTAGCAAAAGAAGAGATAGATACACTATTGTCTCCTAAAGTAATGACCAATATTAAGAAATATAATAAGTATGGGATTGAAGATATAAATGAGTTTGATGAAGGGGAAAACCTTATATTAAAAGGTAATAACTTAATCGGCCTTCATTCTCTTAAATCTAGATATGCAGGAGAGGTTAAACAAATTTTCATTGATCCACCTTATTATTTTATAGAGAAGAAAAAAGACGATACATTCGGTTATAATTCAAATTTCAAGTTATCTACATGGCTTACTTTTATGAAGAATAGGCTAGAAGTTGCGAAAGATTTGCTTTCGGAAGACGGTTCAATATGGATATCTATTGATGATGATGGGTCACATTATTTAAAGGTACTATGTGATGGAATATTCGGCTCAAATAACTTTGTAGGAAATGTTATTTGGGAGAAAAAATTCTCACCACAAAATGATGCAACTTGGTTGTCAGACAGTCATGATCATATTTTAGTTTATGCAAAAAACAAAGAGATCTGGCGACCAAATTTACTTCCCCGAAGTGAAGAGATGAATAGCAGATATACCAATAGTGACAACGATCCAAGGGGACCCTGGACATCTGGTGACCTATCAGTGAAAACATATAGTGCAAATACAGACTATACTATCACTACTCCCTCAGGAAGGGAAGTCAATCCTCCCCCTGGATACTGTTGGAGAGTAACGAAAGAAAAATTAGAAGAAATGATTAATGATAAACGCATTTGGTTTGGAAAAGATGGTAATAATGTGCCCCGCATTAAACGCTTTTTAAGTGAAGTGAAAGACGGGGTTACTGCAATGACAATTTGGAAACATTCAGAAGTTGGGCACAACCAAGATGCTAAAAGAGAAGTGAATGCTTTGGATGATGTAGAGACCTTTTCAACCCCTAAACCTGAAAAATTGCTTCAACGTGTAATTCACTTAGGTTCAAACGAGGGAGATATTGTCTTGGATTTCTTTATGGGGTCAGCGACGACTCAAGCTGTGGCAATGAAGATGCAACGAAGATTTATTGGAATTGAACAAATGGACTATATTGAAAGTGTTTCAGTTCCCCGGTTACAAAAAGTAATAGCCGGTGAACAAGGGGGTATTTCAAAGGACTTAAATTGGCAAGGTGGAGGAAGCTTTGTCTACGCAGAAATGCTACCGTTAAATCAGCATTTTGTAAAGCGTATTCAAGGTACTGAAACAGATACCCAGCTTGAACGAGTTATTTTAGAGATGTTTCATAGTGCTTTTTTTGACTATAGAGTAAATCTTGATAAATTGACAAATGAGGAAAGTGGCTTTCATGCTTTAACATTCGAAGAAAAGAAAAAAGTGTTGATTAAGAGTTTGGATGCAAATCAAATGTATTTAGGATATTCCGAGATGGAAGATGATCAATATGTTTTTTCTATAGCTGATAAAAAATTCAACCGAATGTTTTATACAGGAAAGAACTTGGTGGTGAAGAATAATGAGCAATGA
- a CDS encoding DEAD/DEAH box helicase family protein, protein MSNEILHSRIEKRFNDIFETPPEIPDYIYSNLSHTLRPYQEEALRHFIYTQQSDAADLSFNHLLFHMATGSGKTLVLASTILYLFKEKGHQNFIFFVNSDAIIKKTYDNLMNVSSPKYLFRPEGIVIEGNPVTIQVVDVFPVLPAKHTIYLKLTTIQKLHSDLTTPRENGLTYESLSELDLVLLADEAHHINALTRNDKKKLNTKELEEKTWESTVSRLLRRNVSNRLVEYTATIDLTNDSLFQKYQDKIVFQYDLKRFMEDGYSKNVVLLRANEDDKQKMLNSLLLSQYRKYIGKEHGIHLKPIILFKSNKIATSIEANKIFLSMVEEMTVDHLKRVIDKGAIVYQNPESIWYMMFRYYQKIDLNKVVNDLKWEFTNETTLNANDSSFLSEGNALLLNTLEDDNNPIRTIFAVAKLNEGWDVLNLFDIVRISEGSASTKTTTDSEAQLIGRGARYYPFTTKGKQTYTRKYDYVGNELKVIETLHYHTINDSAYIKNLEKSLEAANIQVKEDQFERMVAKIKPNIRKMDFFKNGKIYINKLIPTSASDYQSFTDYNVSQVYDIQYETAVEYQYLSGSTMTAGIKRHEEKLLVSKSMLQKAIQRNSFYRYENLKNFIPSITSMKQFIEGEGFLGDLMINLSLPSSLKAEDLTPDEKLSIVERFLTYAEKNIRSNYLKERGTPVFEGVAFSSLVNDYVVEMNKVNQRVSNVTQVIRTRNMRDHDWYIYDQAIVNGLESNLIDFINDYIDKLRERYNEVYLIRNERKVKIVEVDGVRGFMPDFLLYLKDSDYTYQVFLEPKGDNLREQDEWKQEFLLSLSEREEVEVLSENDQIRLIGIKFYSDDKELKQGFREDFKDKLLK, encoded by the coding sequence ATGAGCAATGAAATTCTTCATTCCCGTATAGAAAAACGCTTTAACGATATATTTGAAACGCCACCAGAAATACCTGATTATATATATTCAAATTTGAGTCATACCCTTCGCCCTTACCAGGAGGAGGCGTTGCGCCATTTTATATACACACAGCAATCAGATGCGGCTGATTTATCTTTTAATCACCTATTGTTTCATATGGCGACTGGTTCAGGAAAAACATTGGTATTAGCTTCAACAATTCTTTACTTGTTTAAAGAAAAAGGTCATCAAAATTTTATATTCTTCGTGAACAGTGATGCCATAATAAAAAAAACTTATGATAATTTAATGAATGTATCATCGCCTAAATACCTTTTTCGGCCAGAAGGTATTGTAATTGAAGGAAATCCAGTGACAATCCAGGTTGTTGATGTATTTCCTGTTCTACCTGCAAAACATACAATTTATTTAAAGCTAACAACGATTCAAAAACTGCATTCTGATTTAACTACTCCCCGTGAAAATGGACTTACTTATGAATCATTAAGTGAACTTGATTTAGTTTTATTAGCTGATGAAGCACATCATATCAATGCCTTAACGCGTAATGATAAAAAAAAGCTCAATACAAAAGAATTAGAAGAAAAAACATGGGAGAGCACTGTTTCAAGGTTATTAAGAAGAAACGTATCGAATAGACTAGTCGAGTACACTGCAACAATTGACCTAACAAATGATTCATTATTCCAGAAGTATCAGGATAAGATAGTTTTTCAATATGATTTGAAAAGATTTATGGAAGACGGATATTCAAAGAACGTAGTATTACTTCGTGCTAATGAAGATGACAAACAAAAGATGTTAAATAGCCTATTACTAAGTCAGTATCGCAAATACATAGGTAAAGAACATGGTATTCATTTAAAGCCGATAATCTTATTTAAATCAAATAAAATTGCAACTTCAATTGAAGCAAATAAAATCTTCTTGTCAATGGTAGAGGAAATGACAGTAGACCACTTGAAAAGAGTTATTGATAAAGGTGCAATAGTATATCAAAACCCAGAGAGTATATGGTATATGATGTTTAGGTATTATCAAAAAATAGATCTCAATAAGGTAGTAAATGACCTAAAATGGGAATTTACAAATGAAACTACATTGAATGCGAATGATTCTTCTTTTTTATCAGAAGGAAACGCACTATTATTGAATACTTTGGAAGATGATAATAATCCTATACGTACAATTTTTGCTGTGGCAAAACTTAATGAGGGATGGGATGTGTTAAATTTATTTGATATTGTTAGGATAAGTGAAGGATCTGCAAGTACTAAGACAACCACTGATAGTGAGGCACAGCTTATTGGGAGAGGAGCTAGATACTATCCGTTTACTACTAAAGGGAAACAGACATATACTCGCAAGTATGATTATGTAGGAAACGAATTGAAGGTCATTGAAACACTCCATTATCATACTATAAATGATAGTGCTTATATTAAGAATTTAGAAAAATCCTTAGAAGCAGCTAATATTCAAGTGAAAGAAGATCAGTTCGAACGAATGGTTGCAAAAATAAAACCTAACATTCGAAAAATGGATTTTTTTAAAAATGGGAAAATATACATTAATAAGCTTATTCCAACTTCAGCATCAGATTATCAATCTTTTACAGATTATAACGTTTCTCAAGTATATGATATTCAATATGAAACAGCAGTCGAGTATCAATATTTATCCGGCAGTACAATGACAGCAGGCATAAAAAGACATGAGGAAAAATTATTAGTCTCAAAAAGTATGTTACAAAAGGCAATCCAACGAAATTCCTTTTACCGATATGAGAATTTAAAAAATTTTATACCAAGTATTACAAGTATGAAGCAGTTTATAGAAGGGGAAGGGTTTTTAGGTGATCTAATGATCAATCTTTCACTTCCTTCATCCCTTAAAGCAGAAGATTTAACACCAGATGAAAAACTTTCTATTGTAGAACGATTTTTAACTTATGCAGAGAAGAATATTCGTTCAAATTATTTGAAAGAACGTGGTACACCAGTTTTTGAAGGAGTCGCATTTTCTAGTTTAGTGAATGACTACGTTGTTGAGATGAATAAAGTAAATCAGCGAGTTAGTAACGTAACACAAGTAATTCGTACAAGAAACATGAGAGACCATGATTGGTATATTTACGACCAAGCAATTGTGAATGGTTTAGAGAGTAATCTAATAGATTTTATTAATGATTATATCGATAAACTAAGAGAACGATATAATGAAGTATATCTGATTAGAAATGAAAGGAAAGTCAAAATTGTAGAGGTTGATGGAGTGCGGGGATTCATGCCTGATTTCCTTTTATACCTCAAGGATTCAGATTATACTTATCAGGTGTTTCTTGAACCCAAAGGAGATAACTTAAGAGAGCAAGACGAGTGGAAGCAGGAGTTTTTACTTTCCTTATCAGAAAGAGAAGAAGTGGAAGTCTTAAGTGAAAATGATCAAATCCGTTTGATTGGTATTAAATTTTACTCAGATGATAAAGAGTTAAAACAAGGTTTCCGTGAAGATTTTAAAGATAAGCTATTAAAATAA
- a CDS encoding DGQHR domain-containing protein — protein sequence MNNYLTSNIVIENVLQSKMRGRVSYQGNLPSQTAINLSYSKPYNSPTGKGYQRPVDKNRCKDFAKYLSLGEDSLYTPILLNAGGNWEFQYYDKTRPLYGRLICTKKASLMDGQHRLGGIKEYVSDTNITLNVPFLAFHYLDEDEEIKLFDTINTKAKGIGTSLSRYLNRDNDDISWVATNLITNPESPFYKKGTLIGKRNKEKHITLQNIYHIVLLLVNKSKLADLPKERILSLSLFYFNAVRELLPTQWADNKLFRLTHIISLKAISIVGNVLINEHFLQKSHQPDSAKIIKKLNVLVEIDWSSNGELKYIKGGNGAKILANDLLNLMEY from the coding sequence ATGAATAATTATTTAACATCAAATATAGTAATTGAAAATGTATTACAATCAAAAATGAGGGGTAGAGTTTCTTATCAGGGGAACTTACCTTCACAAACTGCAATAAACCTTTCCTACTCAAAACCTTATAATTCACCAACAGGAAAAGGCTATCAGAGACCCGTCGATAAGAATCGTTGTAAGGATTTTGCAAAATATTTGTCTTTAGGAGAAGATTCTTTATATACTCCAATTTTACTAAACGCCGGAGGCAATTGGGAATTTCAATATTACGATAAGACTCGTCCTTTATATGGACGTCTAATATGTACAAAAAAGGCAAGCTTAATGGATGGTCAACATAGATTAGGTGGAATTAAAGAATATGTTTCAGACACAAACATTACATTGAATGTTCCATTCCTCGCTTTTCACTACTTAGATGAAGATGAGGAAATAAAACTTTTCGATACCATTAACACAAAAGCAAAAGGAATCGGAACATCTTTAAGTAGATATTTAAATCGGGATAATGATGATATTAGTTGGGTGGCTACAAACCTAATTACCAATCCTGAAAGTCCCTTTTACAAAAAAGGAACTTTAATTGGAAAGAGAAATAAAGAAAAACACATAACTCTTCAAAATATATATCATATTGTTCTTTTGTTAGTTAATAAATCTAAATTAGCTGATCTACCTAAGGAAAGAATTCTGAGTCTATCTTTATTTTATTTCAATGCTGTTAGAGAATTATTGCCCACACAATGGGCTGATAATAAATTGTTTAGATTAACACATATTATTTCTCTAAAGGCTATTTCCATTGTTGGAAACGTATTGATTAACGAACATTTCCTTCAAAAATCTCATCAACCAGACTCAGCAAAGATCATTAAAAAATTAAACGTTCTAGTTGAAATTGATTGGTCATCCAATGGGGAATTAAAATATATTAAGGGTGGCAATGGTGCAAAGATACTTGCGAATGACCTTTTAAACCTTATGGAATATTAA